The nucleotide window AGGCACCAATGTTGCTTTAACCTACGGTACTGGTGAAGAGCACGGCCAGGATAACTATCGTTTGCAGTTGACCCATGGTATTGACCTTGATCAGGGCAATATCACTTTAATTGGTGAATACGCCTCTAGCGATTACGTTAAAGGCGGTGATTTAGACGATATAGACTCTGCTTTTGATTACCCATACGGCGATCCTGTCATGGCGCGTGGTGCGGTTCAAATCGACAATTGGGCAGCCTATGATTACCTACTTAATCCAACTGGTGAGCCAAGCTACATAGATCCAGGCGAAAACGGTTGTGCCGATTTACCTTGGACCAGTTACCAGTATCGCAGTCAGTTGCCAGAGGCAGAAGCACTCGGCCAAACCGGCGGTTCTTGGGGACATTATTGCGGATTTGATAGCGCTAAATATCGCACCCTAAGACCTGAAACTGAAAAGTTCGCATTTATGATTTCAGCCAATCATGACATGGGTGGAGACGTTAGTGGTTTTATTGATTTGCTTTATACGCAAAATACCGCGGAAACCGACCATGGTCACATCGCTGTTAACGGTGGGACGGTAGAATTAGAAACCGGTGCCAACCAACTTAAAGTAAAAGATGGCAATGGCCAATATTTGGTAATGCCAGACTGGCACACTTTAGGTCGTATTTTACCGACTCAAGAGATCGGTGATACCGCATACCATTTTGATGAAGAGTCGTTGAGCATTACCCTAGGTATTGAGGGGGAGCTTGGCGATCATAGTTGGGAAGTGTACTTTACTGATTCGCGTTATGAGCTTGATACCGAACAGCAGGCGCTGAGATATCAAGAAACGGAAGAAATGTTTTTTGGCAACTATGTCAAAGAACAGCTCGGTATCAAAGTCTACGACGGAACCGGCACACACACGGTTTATGATCGCCTAAGCCCTGAAGACATTCGTCGTTTAGTGGGCACCACCACCACCAATAATAAAACCGAAGCGCAAATGGCCAGTGCCGTTATCACCGGTGACTTATTCGATATGCCAGCTGGTGCTGCTCAATATGCGGCAGTATTGGAATACGTAAACGAAGAGTTTGAATATCAACCAGACGAGTTGATGACTCGACCAGAAGGTGAAGGTTGGTGGGGATTAGCAGGTTTTGGCGGCTTTGGTGAGCGTTCTCGTTCATCCGCAGGCTTGGAAACCAAACTGCCGATTTCAGATTATCTTAACTTTGGCTTTGCCATTCGCTATGACCAATATGACAGTGCATCAAGTTCAAACGACGGTCAGTACACACCGGCCTACAACGTAGAGTTTCGTCCTAATGATGAATGGCTGTTCAGAGCCAGTTACTCGCGCTCCTTTAAAGCGCCGGATATGCAGGCTATTTTCACTCGCTCTAGAGCCTTTAGTTTTGGTACCGATTACGTATCGTGTTACGAGCAATTCTTTGCTGGCAGTGTTAGCCCAAGTGAGTTTGTAAAAGATTCACTATATTACAGTCAATGTTTAGGCAGCACATTTAATGCTGAGCAGTTACCTAACACCGAATTGGAAAACGAAGAAGGCACCTCGATCGGTTTAGGCTTTGTCTATTCACCTATGCCTGAGTTGACCATTAAGTTTGATTATTACGATGTAGAAATCCGTAATCAGGTGCAGCGTGGCGATATTTCGTCAATCCTTATCGAAGACTTCCATTGTCGTTATGGCACCGGCGAATCAGCGCCTATTTTTGGTTGTGACATCGTCACAGGTACCGAGGACCGCCAAGGCTTGGTTATCCGTAATGAAAACAACAACAGCGATGACCCCCTTGCTGGTGGCAGTTTAGAAACGGTAAATACCACCGCCTTTAACTTGGCCTCCTATCGTCAAACCGGTATCGATTCGTCCATTGAATATTTATTGGATGTTGGCAGCTGGGGCGATCTGCGTTTTGCCGCCAGTCACACCGGTATATTAACCACAGAATACGATGCTTTAGCGGATGATGATCAAGCGCCTTATAGCTTTAGCGACAACATTGCTAACCGCGAGCCGCAAGACATTGTTACCGCATCGGTGAG belongs to Thalassotalea sp. HSM 43 and includes:
- a CDS encoding TonB-dependent receptor domain-containing protein, producing the protein MKVSVNLLAQSIRYSLLASVLSVPVSQYAFAEQETETTVEQEAEQQQTDEDIEVFQVTGSRISQTSFEGPNPVTVITGEDMARQGHITLFDALQDLSQNTGLVDTNEVGASGFTPNANVVNLRGFGPQYTLTLINGRRLANYPAAYQSNSSVVNIGTIPTAAIERVEVLTTGASAIYGSDAVSGVINVILKKDVEGTNVALTYGTGEEHGQDNYRLQLTHGIDLDQGNITLIGEYASSDYVKGGDLDDIDSAFDYPYGDPVMARGAVQIDNWAAYDYLLNPTGEPSYIDPGENGCADLPWTSYQYRSQLPEAEALGQTGGSWGHYCGFDSAKYRTLRPETEKFAFMISANHDMGGDVSGFIDLLYTQNTAETDHGHIAVNGGTVELETGANQLKVKDGNGQYLVMPDWHTLGRILPTQEIGDTAYHFDEESLSITLGIEGELGDHSWEVYFTDSRYELDTEQQALRYQETEEMFFGNYVKEQLGIKVYDGTGTHTVYDRLSPEDIRRLVGTTTTNNKTEAQMASAVITGDLFDMPAGAAQYAAVLEYVNEEFEYQPDELMTRPEGEGWWGLAGFGGFGERSRSSAGLETKLPISDYLNFGFAIRYDQYDSASSSNDGQYTPAYNVEFRPNDEWLFRASYSRSFKAPDMQAIFTRSRAFSFGTDYVSCYEQFFAGSVSPSEFVKDSLYYSQCLGSTFNAEQLPNTELENEEGTSIGLGFVYSPMPELTIKFDYYDVEIRNQVQRGDISSILIEDFHCRYGTGESAPIFGCDIVTGTEDRQGLVIRNENNNSDDPLAGGSLETVNTTAFNLASYRQTGIDSSIEYLLDVGSWGDLRFAASHTGILTTEYDALADDDQAPYSFSDNIANREPQDIVTASVSYFYENFAATLSARYMSELAPHRILPKKDENGDVLFFDQYGDTLNYQINDDGEYIIEDGYFEGQDARLVGETKRSQKRLDPFITANLVLAYSFNEGDTNVSLTVQNVFDEQAPKDDTFMATEWPWYDIYSYSGSALGREYFIQLSHQF